The Alligator mississippiensis isolate rAllMis1 chromosome 11, rAllMis1, whole genome shotgun sequence genomic interval taattgcaTGGGTTTTTACATGACAAGTTAATGAGCAGTATAATAGGCTACTGCGTCTTAAAGCACATGTGCAATGTACCCACAGTGTAAAGAACCACTGTACTCCACACATACTAAGTTTCCTAAAGTTTatttctgtcatgacccaaaggtctgattttttttgtgtgtgcttcggcactaagaattatccctgtgggtttacagcttcattgcacaaaggagttctgctgcacagagaacccgcgtgcaaaggagtgttcccgccactttgtagcggtctttgcagggtgcattttctttgcaacatagaaatgcacggtgcaaaggagttcccgctcttcgcatgcaaattcgtgccccgcaattggctagtgctaaattatttacacgtggcggctagcgattggcctgctagccgtataagaggcttgagcagtttccgcccaagccaaagaggactccgcatccatctcgtggggactctgggtgtgcgcggcagggtaatagaaaccctgtgtgttgctcagaggagtttggcggcctgatccaccgcccacctcttcccgtcttcgaacggagccttcTATAAgatgtatcgacgagttttatgtgcgcttgtcctggacatccggagttctgtctgcgtggagcctagaaaactccacgtgattgttcgagttctgtctgcatggagcctagcaaactccacgtgtgttcgtgttttctgttgtaaccgcaactcaagcaagttctcagcctgcaccgcgaccatctcggtgtaagtaaacaatcttaaaatcaaccgttacgtgtctgtgcctaattctagctcggcacccgccctctccgatccggcctgcccgggctgccggccacagcccacgtgcagagtgacgaaaagggcccggggtctgacccggcccgcacaatttcCAGCCTACTTCAGAGGAACTCCATGGTTAAGTTGTAGAACATAAACCATGATTAAAGTGCTACTCCAGTACAACTCAAACAAAGCCTTGCCCAGCACAACAAAAATGTTCTGATCTCTGCATTTCTATTATTCTGGCATTCTTCTATTTTCCtttccagaggccagatctgtCTAGCAGTCTCTCAATAGCACTGAGAGTCATCTccctttagatatatagggagtaaaaggaaggcccagggtggaataggacctctactaaatggacataagcaattggtgacagacaggggggaaaaattatgctgagtgggaaaccagcactggtttgtagcaggcagatcatgcatgattaatctagtctttttttatgaccaggttacaaaacgcctggatgcaggagtggtggatgtcgtatacttagacttcaggaaggccttcgatatggtatcctaccccatactggtgaacaatttaagaggctgtgacttggatgactacacagtccggtgggtggcaaattagctagagggttgcacccagagagttgtagtggatgggtcagtatctacctggaagggtgtggacagtgggttcccgcagagctcggtccttggacctatactcttcaatgtcttcatcagcgacttggacaagggagtgaagtgtactctgtccaagtttgcggatgacacaaagctatggggagaagtggacatgccggagggcagggaacagctgcaagcagacctggacaggttggacaagtgggcagaaaacaacagaatgcaattcaagaaggagaaatgcaaagtgctgcacctagggaggaaaaatgtccaacatacctactgcctaggaagtgacctgctgggtggcatggaaacggaaaaggatcttggagtcctagtggactccaagatgaacatgagtctgcagtgtgacgaagtcataagaaaagttaatggcactttatcgtgcatcagcagatgcatgacgaacagatccaaggaggtgatacttcccctctattgggcactggtcagactgcagttgtaattttgggcaccacacttgaagagaaatgtggataacctggagagggtccagagaagggccactcgtttGGTTaatggcctgcagaccaagccctacgaggagagactagggcacctggacctttttagcctccgcaagagaaggttgagaggcaaccttgtggctgcctataagttcatcatttgtgcacagaagggaattggtgaggttttattcacaaAGGCGCacccgggggttacaaaaaataatggccacaagctagcagagagcagattgaggctggacattaggaagaatttcttcacaggtAGAGTggcaaagtctggaatgggctcccaagggaggtggtgctctcccctaccctgggggtcttcaagaggaggttagataggcatctagctggggtcatctaaccccagcactctttcctgcctatgcagggggtcagactcgatgatctattgaggtcccttccaaccctaacatctatgaatctattcctcAGCGCGTAGACCATGGGATTCATGAAGGGGAAGACCACAGTGTGGAACACGGCCACCACCTTGTCCATGGGGAAGCTATGGAAGGGCCAGCAGTAGACATAGATGGCTGGACTGAACATGACAAAGACAACGATGATGTGGGTGACACAGGTGGAGGCTGCTTTACTCTTCCCATGGGAGGAGCTTGCCCTCAGCCGGACCAGCAGGGCCCCGTAGGAGatcagcagaaagaggaagcacATGAAGGTGGCCAGGTCGTTGTTGAACAGCATGATAAATTCCAAGATGTAGGTGTCAGGGCAGGCCAGCTTGACCAGCTGGGTAATATCACAGTAGGAGTTGTCCAGCTTGTTGGGGCCACAGAAGGGGAGAGGAACAAGGAGGGCGACTTGGATAATGGAATGCATGAATCCCCCTGCCCAGGCGGCCACCTCTAAGGCCCAGCAGACCCCTGTGTCTACCATGGTGGCATAGTGTAGTGGCTTACAGATGGCCACGTACATGTCAGAGGCAATGCCAAAGTGCAGGAAGATTTCAGCTCCTCCTAAGAAGTGGAGAAAGAACAGCTGTGCTAGACAGGCCCTGTAGGAGACAGCCTTGCGGCAGAAGAAGTCAGCTAGCATTCTAGTTGGAGTGACAGAGCAGTAACAAATATCCAGGAAGGCCAGGTTGGCCaagaagaaatacatgggggagcccaggcagggatcTTTGTGGATGGTGAGGATGATGAGGACATTAGCTAGGAGGATCAGCGAGTAGATGAGAAGAAACAAGCCAAGGAGGAACAGCTGGACCTCCCGGGTCTGAGACAGTCCCAGCAACATGAACTCTGTCACCTCTGTGCTGTTTCCATGCTCCATTTCATCAGTGCAGAGTCCTGTAACACATACATGCATTCTTGTTATTGTTTGTAGCTGTCCTTGTGTGATGCAGCTGTCCTTGTGTGTCATCGTAGCTGTCATGAAAATgtcggggtgggggagcagctaaGATCAGAGCACCATTGTATCCACTATTTAAAAGACCGTGACCAAGGCTGAGCTCCCCGCATTGTACTAGTGCTGAACAGACCTGAAATGAAAATCAGGTTCTCActatgtgcatctacatgtgccattaactgcacagtagcctaataacactgcacagtagcgcgtCACACCAcgaacagtgctaatacactactgtgcagtattattaggcaactgcacagtagcgtcactaaaaaggcatttgccagcactactgtgcaataactctggttactgtgcatttatttagtacttggttatacaagtactaaattaaatgtgcagtaaccactgtgcattaacgTATGTGTAGAAACACCCACTGATTCTGAGCTCTCTGTTGTGTT includes:
- the LOC132243811 gene encoding olfactory receptor 4N2-like, encoding MEHGNSTEVTEFMLLGLSQTREVQLFLLGLFLLIYSLILLANVLIILTIHKDPCLGSPMYFFLANLAFLDICYCSVTPTRMLADFFCRKAVSYRACLAQLFFLHFLGGAEIFLHFGIASDMYVAICKPLHYATMVDTGVCWALEVAAWAGGFMHSIIQVALLVPLPFCGPNKLDNSYCDITQLVKLACPDTYILEFIMLFNNDLATFMCFLFLLISYGALLVRLRASSSHGKSKAASTCVTHIIVVFVMFSPAIYVYCWPFHSFPMDKVVAVFHTVVFPFMNPMVYALRNRFIDISVQESMEKTNHTSVKEVIFLGFGSPQKTKILLFMFFLSIYMLSLMGNFLIIGIVLMDPLLQAPMYILLGNLSFLKIWYTSVTVPKLLANFLSRSITITVSGCVTQYYYFFSLGATECFLLAVMAYDRYLAICNSLCYATIMSPKFCFENPKQKITTAQ